In the genome of Bordetella avium, the window ATTCTCGCGGCCACGGTGGCCATCTGGCTGGCGTTCAATGTGCAGCGCGAATGGCAGCGTGGGGCGGCTTCCGCGGTGATGGCTGTCGCAATCTGCGGCATGCATTACACCGGCGTGGCTGTGGGAGTCGTGGTGTGTACCACGGCTTTTCCAGAGGTCGGGCAGGTGGGAGGTGCGCTCCTGTCCTATGTGGCCTTCTGCGGCGCCTTATTGATACTCCTCGCGATGCGTTGGCAGATGCATCGCAGCTACAAGAAGTACCAGTTGAGTATGGCTGCGCGAATGGACGGCTTCTTGGCCGGTACGCGGTCAGCAGGACCTGCCGCTTGAGCCGCAGGCAGGGTTGTTCTGAGGCAAAGGGATTGACCGGGTTCGGATGTTCCGTACGGGCAATGGCAGCGCCCGGATTCCGAGGCGTTCTTTCAACCAGTAGTACCTGCTTTTCTGTATTGGGAGGTGTCTATGTTTGCGCAACTTTCTGCTTTCTGGCGCGACGAAGACGGCGCGACCGCCATTGAGTATGGGCTAATCGCCGGACTGATCGCTGTGGTGATCATTGCCGGGCTGACCGCCTTGGGCGGTGGTCTCAATGGTCTGTTCACGCGGATCAACAACGCCTTGATCAACGTTGGTACGCCAGCCAGCTCCACCCCACCGGCTAACGGGAGCGGCGGTTAATGACTTTGCTTGAATAGCTTGCGTTTGCTGGCGGCAATGAGAGCCCGCGCGTTTTCATTGCTGTCTGGGCCTAGGGGCACTGGACATCGCTCGCCTGGATGCCGTTGATCAACGCCGGGAGTCTCGCCTTGTTGAAGGAGAATGTGTGGTGGATGGTTTTGCTCGCCTTCAACGCTACGGTTGTCGTGTACGACTTTCGCTGGCGGCGCGTGCCGAATTGGCTGCTCTCGTTCGCCGCTCTGGCGCAGTTGGCCTGGCTGGCCTGGCACAGCATAAGCGGTGCCTGGCCGGCAAGCGGCCCGAGCGGCTGGCTGGACGCTGGCTTGCCCTTTGTCATCGGCTTGCTGTTCATCGTATTCTGGCGCTTGCGTCTCATGGGCGCAGGCGACGTCAAGTATCTGGCCGTTCTGGGCCTTTGGCTGGGGTTTATGCCATGGTTGATGGTGCTGATGCTCGCGAGCGTTCCCTGCGGGATACATGCGCTGTGCGAGGCGCTTGTGCGCGAGCCACGCACAGTCCGGCGCGGCGTTCCATACGCTGGCTATCTGGGCCTGCTGGCGCTCAGTCTGGCAGTTATGTCAACGCCAACCAGAGCGTCACAGTGATTCCTGTATTGCGCAAGCGCAAAGCGGACACCATGGTCGAACTGGGGGATGGCGAGAGTTTCATGATCAGCGGGCTGGTGTCGAGACAGACTAAAGCAAGCGTCAACAAGATTCCTTTGCTAGGTGATTTGCCCATCATCGGTTCTTTTTTCCGCAGTGTGCAGTACTCGCAAGAGGATAACGAGCTTGTCATTGTCGTGCCTCCCCGGTTGCGTCAACCCATTGCGCGCGGCGTCACTTTGCCGCTGCCCGGCGCGCGGCAGGAAATGACCGACTCTGGCTTCAATGCCTGGGGCTATCACCTGCTCGGCCCGATGGCTGGCGAGCAGATGCCGGGTTTTTCACAGTGAACGATATGAAAACTCACGCCTGGGAATGGGGTGGCCTGGATAAGGCGACCTGCTTTCTTTTTTGTTCCAGCGACTACGACGTGGCGCAGCAACTAGGGCAGGCCGTTGGAGATCTGGGGCTGCTCACTCAGGAGCTGCCTTCGCTGGATGTGCTGGCGCAGCGCTTGGCCGAGATCAATCCACAAGTGGTTTTCCTCGACTTTACCGGAGGCCAGGCGGAGCCGGGTAAGTTGCTGCTGGCGGCGGATATGGCGCGCGTGCTAATGCGGGTGGCGCCGTCGCTGCCGCGTGTGGCCGTGGGCTATCTGTCTCAACCCGATGGCGCGATCGCCGCTTTACGGGCGGGTGTCAGCGACTTTGTGGACCCGTCCGTCTCGCCGGATGAGATTCGTGCCGTTGTGCAACGCCTGATCACCGACAGGCGGCAAACCGGGGGGGAGGGTCCGCAGCGCAGCATTTTGCTGCTTGGCGCCCGGCCCGGGGTGGGCACCAGCACCTTAGCGGTTCACGTCGCCGGTCTGGCGCAGCAGCACCTGGCTCATTTGGCTCAGGCGCGGCAGGGCGGCAAGGGCGCAGCCAAGAGTGAAGTCCTGGCGGCTCAACTGCCGCTGAATGAACGGGTCTGTGTGCTGGACCTGGGTTGGCCTATCGGTGATTGTCTGCTCTATCTCAACATCAATAGCGATTTTGACTTTGCGGAAGCGACGCGCAATCTGCCACGGCTTGACGGCACCTTGCTCAGTTCCGCGATGGCCCATACTGCGGCCGGCATCAGCGCCATGGCGCTTCCGCGAGATACGACGCAGGTGCGAAGCCTGTCGCCTGCCGACTCTCTGTCGCTGTTTGAGCGCCTGCGGCAGCACTATGGTTTGCTGGTCACCGATGCGGGCGGTTTTTCCAATCCGGATTTTGTCGCCAAGCTGGCCCGCAGTTCGCAGGAGGTCTGGTTGGTCACCGACCAAAGCGTCAGCGCCCTGGTGTCCCTGGCGAACATTCTGCAAGAGCTGGCGCAGCAGCATGTGCAGCGAGACCGTCTCAAGCTGATCGTCAACCGCTATGACGAGCGCTATGGCATGACATCGGAGCAGATCGCGGAACGTTTCGGCGTGGTGTTGGGCGGGACATTGCCCGACCGCACATTGCCCTTGATGCTTTGCACCAACCAGGGACGGCTGCTATATCAGCAGGCTGACCGCGATATCTACGTCAGGGGGGTGCAAGGTCTGGTCGATAGAGTGCTGGCTGAGCGCACCGCGTCCGGCCCCGGAAGAAACAGCTGGCTGGCGGCTTGGTTACCCGGCGTTCACAAGCGCATGATACTGCCCTGAAGGAGTATCGGCCATGATTATGTCGGCATCAATGGAGTTCGGCAGTGGAGGCGAAGCGGATGATTTTTCCAGCTCGCAACGCTTTCAGGACGTCAAGAACCAGGTGTACGAACACCTGTTGTCGCGTATAGAAGAGTTGGGCGCAGAGTTCGGTCGCTGGAGCCGCACGGCTATCCAGGCGTTCGTCGAAATCGAGATTGCAGGTTTCGCACGCAGCCGCAGCGTGGCCATCAATGAGGCTGAGCTTGCGCACATCAGTTCTTCGCTGACCAAAAAGCTGGACGGTCTGGGTCCGCTCGAAGATTTGTTGTCAGATCCGGCGGTCGAGGATGTGCTGATCAACGGCTATAACAATGTTTCGTATCGCGTCGGGGCGTGCTTGCGCGCGAGGCGCTGCGTTTTGCCGACAACCAACATGTGCTGCGCACTGTGCGGCGGATTCTCGCGCCGCTAGGTCGGCGTCTGGACGAGTCCTGCCCCATGGTCGATGCGCGCCTGCTCAACGGTGGA includes:
- a CDS encoding A24 family peptidase → MLKENVWWMVLLAFNATVVVYDFRWRRVPNWLLSFAALAQLAWLAWHSISGAWPASGPSGWLDAGLPFVIGLLFIVFWRLRLMGAGDVKYLAVLGLWLGFMPWLMVLMLASVPCGIHALCEALVREPRTVRRGVPYAGYLGLLALSLAVMSTPTRASQ
- a CDS encoding pilus assembly protein CpaE, with translation MNDMKTHAWEWGGLDKATCFLFCSSDYDVAQQLGQAVGDLGLLTQELPSLDVLAQRLAEINPQVVFLDFTGGQAEPGKLLLAADMARVLMRVAPSLPRVAVGYLSQPDGAIAALRAGVSDFVDPSVSPDEIRAVVQRLITDRRQTGGEGPQRSILLLGARPGVGTSTLAVHVAGLAQQHLAHLAQARQGGKGAAKSEVLAAQLPLNERVCVLDLGWPIGDCLLYLNINSDFDFAEATRNLPRLDGTLLSSAMAHTAAGISAMALPRDTTQVRSLSPADSLSLFERLRQHYGLLVTDAGGFSNPDFVAKLARSSQEVWLVTDQSVSALVSLANILQELAQQHVQRDRLKLIVNRYDERYGMTSEQIAERFGVVLGGTLPDRTLPLMLCTNQGRLLYQQADRDIYVRGVQGLVDRVLAERTASGPGRNSWLAAWLPGVHKRMILP
- a CDS encoding Flp family type IVb pilin; amino-acid sequence: MFAQLSAFWRDEDGATAIEYGLIAGLIAVVIIAGLTALGGGLNGLFTRINNALINVGTPASSTPPANGSGG